A stretch of DNA from Brevibacterium sp. CBA3109:
TTCCTCATCGTCGCCATCTGCGGCGGATTCGGCCTGGTCATCGGCCTCGTCCTCGATGGACGCCTCGATCTCAGCGCGCTCAGTTCGCGCTCGACGACCCGGAGGTAGCATCGTGGCTTCATCACGTGGTGGCCTCACCATCGCTGACCGGGTCATCGAGAAGACGGCCTCCCAGATCCTCAAGGGCCTGCCCGGGGTCGGCGGCACGAAGTCAGGCCTGTTCGGGTTCGTTTCGAACGCTGACCTCGACAGCCGCCCCAGCGTGGATGTGAGGCTTTCCGGTCGCAGCTGCACCCTCGAGGTCCAGTTGGGGCTGACATACCCCTCCCCCATCGCCGAGGCGACCGAATCGGTCCGCCGTCGCCTGAGCACCGATGTCGAAGCTCTCACAGGAGTCAGCGTGCGCCAGGTCGACGTCGCGGTCAAATGGCTCAGACCCCAGCTCTCGGGATCCGGAAACTCAGTGAGGAACCTGCAATGAGTCCACGCCTGTTTCGGGCACGTCCGGCACGCGTCGTCCCTGCCGTCATCGTCGCCATCCTCATCCTGGCCATTGGCGCGGGCCTCGCCTGGGCCGCGATCGCCGCAATTTCCGTCGGCGGATCTGGGGACTCGGCACTATCGTCCGGGTTCTCCGTATTCAACGACTTAGGTGCCGCACAGTGGGGCGCCGCGGCGATCATCGCCGTTGGAGTCGTCCTGGTGGTCCTGGGACTGATCTTCACGATCGCGGGAATTTCTCCCGGCGCCAAGCGCTTCGCCGGCTACCGTGCCGAGGCGCCCGAGCACATCGCACGCTTCGAGGTCGTTCTGCCGACGACGGCACTGTCGAACCTGGCTGCTGCCGCCGCAGACTCCGTCGACGGCGTCTCGAGCGTGCGCGCCTCGTCCAATGCGTCGTCGACGAACGTCACCTTCTCCACTCCCGTGCGTGACAATGACCAGATCCGCACAGATGTCGATGCCGCTGTCGCACAGCGTTTCAGCCAGATCGCATTCGACCGCACGCCGACAGTCAAGGTGCGCACACTGAGGAGGCAGGCGTGAGACGCATGGCGGCAGGGGCCAACAGGACCGGTCTCATCATCGCCGGTCTGCTCTGCCTCGTGGTCGGGCTCGCCGCGCTCTCGATCAGCCTCGGCCTGGCCACAGCCCTTGTTCCCGGGCTGACCCCCGAGAGCCGGCTGCAGTCTGTCGCCGTCGTCTTCGCACTGCCGTTCTCGGCGGTCATCGCTCTGGTGCTGGCAGTGATCCTCGCGGTCATCGGCGTCCGCTGGCTCGCCGCACAGGTGCCACGGAAGGATTCCGCCAAACCCCTGCGCATGCAGGAAGATGCCCGAACCGGAGTGACCACAGTCAACGCCAATGTCGTCGCTGCGGCTGTGGTCGACGATCTCGATCTCACCCCTGCGGTCGTTGACGCCCAGGCCATCCTGCGAGGAACGGCTCGCAGTCCCGAGCTCATCCTCCATGTCGATGTCGATGAGCGCGCGGACATCGATGCGGTCGTCAACGATATCGCCGATCGCGTGACCCGCAACTGCAGTCAGGCGCTTGGCGTCCCGCTGTCCGCTGTGGGCGTGGAGATCGGCATCGCCCGGTCACGTCAGAGGAGGCAGCGCAGTGTCCGACTATGACAACGACACTAGACACAAGGTACCCCGATGTGAATGACAAAGACCCCGGGGCGCGTAATCGCGACATCCCGGGGCCCTCGCAGCACTCCCCTCGAGTACCCGGACGCATCCCCATACGTCCGTTGTGTCCACCCGATCCCCACCGGGCGAACACCATTATTGGATCACACATCGATCCTACTTGTAAAGATTGTTCTGCCCCCGTCTGAACCGCGATGGCGCGGGTCATCTACTCGACGCACATGACAGAAGCCCAGGTCACAGGGCTCATCGAAAATGATTCAAGACTCAACTTCATATGACGGGTCGCAATCCCGCTGCTGCAATCTCAGTGATCGTCTCGTCTGCTGAGAGAGAATCCGGTCGATCCCCAGCGCACCAGAGAGCGGGGAACGAAGCGGGCGATTCTGGCCGCCAGACCATAGCTCGCCCCAGGGATCGAGACCACTTTGCCGGCTCGCGCATCGCGCAGGGATGTGGCGACGACCCGCTGCACACTCAGCCAGATCCAACCAGGCCCCGGTCGTTCGACGCCGAGGCGTTCATGGAAACTGGTCCGGATGAAACCAGGCAGTACGACGGTGACCGTCACCGGAGTGCCGCGCAGCTCACCGGCGAGTGCCTCGGTGAAGACCAGGGTCGACATCTTCGACGCCGCATACTGCCCCATCGTCGTCAGGGCCGCCATGGATGAGACGTTGATCAGGCCGCCCCTGCCCCTGGTCCGCATCTCCTTGACCGCGGCCAGGGAGAGTTCGCGCACCGCTCCGGTGAGCACCATGTCCTGGTCCTCGAGTTCCGAAATCTCTGACTCAAGCAGACCATGCTTGAGTCCATATCCGGCGTTGTTGATCAGCAGATCGATCCGCGAGGTCTCGATCACGGTGCGGACGAGGTCGATGCCGGATCGGGTGGACAGATCGGCCACGACAACCTCG
This window harbors:
- a CDS encoding SDR family NAD(P)-dependent oxidoreductase; protein product: MTRPRALITGASSGLGRGYALSLAADQYDLVLVARDEARLRELATSIETENGTHAEVVVADLSTRSGIDLVRTVIETSRIDLLINNAGYGLKHGLLESEISELEDQDMVLTGAVRELSLAAVKEMRTRGRGGLINVSSMAALTTMGQYAASKMSTLVFTEALAGELRGTPVTVTVVLPGFIRTSFHERLGVERPGPGWIWLSVQRVVATSLRDARAGKVVSIPGASYGLAARIARFVPRSLVRWGSTGFSLSRRDDH
- a CDS encoding DUF6286 domain-containing protein codes for the protein MSPRLFRARPARVVPAVIVAILILAIGAGLAWAAIAAISVGGSGDSALSSGFSVFNDLGAAQWGAAAIIAVGVVLVVLGLIFTIAGISPGAKRFAGYRAEAPEHIARFEVVLPTTALSNLAAAAADSVDGVSSVRASSNASSTNVTFSTPVRDNDQIRTDVDAAVAQRFSQIAFDRTPTVKVRTLRRQA
- a CDS encoding alkaline shock response membrane anchor protein AmaP; the encoded protein is MAAGANRTGLIIAGLLCLVVGLAALSISLGLATALVPGLTPESRLQSVAVVFALPFSAVIALVLAVILAVIGVRWLAAQVPRKDSAKPLRMQEDARTGVTTVNANVVAAAVVDDLDLTPAVVDAQAILRGTARSPELILHVDVDERADIDAVVNDIADRVTRNCSQALGVPLSAVGVEIGIARSRQRRQRSVRL
- a CDS encoding Asp23/Gls24 family envelope stress response protein, with product MASSRGGLTIADRVIEKTASQILKGLPGVGGTKSGLFGFVSNADLDSRPSVDVRLSGRSCTLEVQLGLTYPSPIAEATESVRRRLSTDVEALTGVSVRQVDVAVKWLRPQLSGSGNSVRNLQ